Proteins encoded within one genomic window of Aquarana catesbeiana isolate 2022-GZ linkage group LG03, ASM4218655v1, whole genome shotgun sequence:
- the TGFBR3L gene encoding transforming growth factor-beta receptor type 3-like protein, whose amino-acid sequence MQLLILITLCLRMVQGPPPWLRSFHLKKFPQAVPSESFSTTCQNVHNHTSSALGGSLCMSMEVSGHSLVDSAAVQLLVRGPDKQCEHGGICSMKVGSQVQAEVSLSAAPPSLGLSLTLCSLSASSNPFNQSHIPLLVNDCPYSAGVTFTLVTPKPCIKTPPRKSFSFQLDHFYNSSIQFLHCRVELCLQGTQCDTSTGVTKLPQCRIPGVPCTPFSASPSFLKPVFHRTVTQPLLVTISAPSRNPLQSLPGYKRSPLSTGREYSVQEVGVVAVIGVTLCSFFLGMMLTIGLWCIHKKTVPTSQGTQSS is encoded by the exons GGCCTCCACCATGGCTCAGATCATTCCACTTAAAAAAATTCCCacaggctgttccttcagagtcatTCTCCACTACATGTCAAAATGTCCACAACCACACAAGTTCCGCTTTGGGTGGA TCACTATGTATGTCCATGGAAGTATCAGGACATAGCCTTGTGGACTCTGCAGCTGTGCAGTTGTTAGTTCGTGGCCCTGACAAGCAGTGTGAACACGGAGGCATATGCAGCATGAAAGTTGGAAGCCAAGTTCAGGCTGAG GTGTCTCTATCTGCTGCTCCGCCGTCGCTTGGACTCTCTTTGACTCTGTGTTCTCTCTCCGCTTCCTCCAATCCATTCAACCAATCCCATATCCCGCTTCTAGTGAATGACTGCCCATACTCAGCTGGTGTGACATTCACACTGGTCACACCCAAGCCTTGCATCAAGACCCCACCCAGAAAGAGCTTCAGTTTCCAGCTTGACCATTTCTACAACAGCTCCATTCAATTTCTGCACTGTAGAGTAGAGCTGTGTCTGCAGGGAACTCAGTGCGACACTAGCACTGGTGTCACAAAACTACCACAG TGTCGTATTCCTGGTGTGCCCTGCACCCCCTTCTCTGCTTCACCTTCCTTCTTGAAGCCAGTGTTCCATCGAACTGTGACCCAGCCATTACTGGTTACCATCTCCGCTCCTTCCCGCAATCCTCTCCAGTCCCTACCTG gttacaaGAGATCTCCACTTTCTACAGGCAGAG AATACTCAGTGCAGGAAGTCGGAGTTGTTGCAGTGATTGGAGTTACTCTCTGTTCCTTCTTTCTTGGGATGATGCTGACAATCGGACTTTGGTGCATTCACAAAAAGACTG ttcccACCTCTCAAGGGACGCAGAGCTCCTGA